AGCCCAACGACGGGCCCGTCTACTTCAAGGTGGACGGCCAGAGGTTCGGCCAGAACCGGACCATCAAGCTGCTCACGGGGGCCAAGTACAAAGTCGAGGTGGCCATTAAGCCCGGAGCCATCCAGGCCACGTAAGTGGGACCTATCTGCTTTCCTCACCTTTCCCTCCCCAGAGCAGCAGCTTCTGCTTCTTGCAACGCGCCCGCCCGCCCAGATTTGTTCCCTGGCAAAGGGACAGGCTTCCATCTTTATTCCCATTCTTATTATTTTCGTTTCGGCATCTCTGCGTCCCGCTTCTctctgaccccccaccccacagcggCCAACTGGACCCGCAGTGCCAACGGGACCTTCCTTGACAAAATGGAAACGAGCTCCCTTGCTGCGTTGCGCCCGAGGAATAAAGCGCGGAGCAGCCTGCTCGCGAAGGCCAGCCTTGCAGACAAACGCAAGCAGAAAAGAGCCGGTGCGGGTGAAGGGAAGGGACTGGAAAGGCTCGGCTTGAAGGCCCTGCGAGGTGCGGCGCCGGAGGGCGATGCATaggggattggggaggggggggggacaatggaGCGGATCTGCTCGGCGTCCTCGCTCCGGCTTTGCTTATGTAACCGGCCTCCCCTCCTGCGCGCATCCTCTAGGGGTGCTTTGGAAGCAGGGCGGATCCAGGGCTTCTGGAACCAGGTGGGCTGCTGGAGGTGGGGGTCCTGGACACCGCCAGTCCCCCCGCCCAGTGACAGAGCTGCAGGTGGTGAGGAAGGGCAGCAGCAAATGGGCCTAAGGCTGACTCCAGCTGGCCCGCTGGGGCGTGCACCCCCGGGACTGATCCTGGTCTCTGCAGCATCCTCTGTTTCTCTTTATTTTGGAATTTGTAAGGGGGCACGTTTGCCAGCgagatatttattttaaacattcatttTCTGCCTTCCATTCCaacagggttttatttttttggggggggggtgtattaggGTGATGTCAAAGACAAATTCATTAAAATCAGGACCTTAAAGCAATACATGCCACAGCATCCAAAGAAGCCTCTCCAACCCAGACCCTGctatcatcatctgaggcccttcttctttGCCCCCTCCTTGAGAGGCCCGGagggtaaacccccccccccccgtttgtggaatgtGAAAAAGTTtgtctataaccaggcctttgactagcattctatggccttttaaattggggGTTGAGGTTAGtggattgtttttgtttaattttgcattctcattttgttgtgagctgccctgtgatctttggatgaagggcagtgtacaaattcaATAACTAACAAACTGAATAAGCAAGCTAAAATGCAGCAAGCTAATGGGCCCCCAAAGTCTgaggttccccccttttttcttttctttttactttaaGAATCATTACCTTTTTCTACAGTgaaatggagcttattcccaagtGAAGTTGCAAACCTTTCCCCACTTAGGGGAGTGCTACTGGTttgcgggcggcgctgtgggttaaaccacagagcctagggcttgctgatcaggttggcggttcgaatccccgtgacggggtgagcacctgttgcttggtccctgttcctgcccacctaccagttcgaaagcacgtcaaagtgcaagtagataaataggtaacgctccagcgggaaggtaagcggtgtttccgtgcgctgctctggtttgccagaagcggcttagtcatgctggccacatgacccggaagctgtatgctggctccctcggccagtaacgcgtgatgagcgccgcaaccccagagtcggacacgactggacctattggtcaggggtccctttaccctttacctttactggtttGCCCACACTAGGCGCTGAGCCAAGAGGGTGCTGCAGGGGGCGCTGCAACAATGActtagaacagaaggcaagaggccactgaattttggtgttgcacagggtacTGCTGGAATTTGGaagcccaaagtccgccactgtAGCTGGGAGCAAAACCCATTGAATTAAATATGAATTGCTTCTGAGGAGCATCAGGCTGCAGAAAGGTCCATTTATTCCTGAAGTCATGGTGGTGCTATGCTCCTAAGCGAGTTGTAGGGCTGGGGaaatcccctgcctgaaatcctggacagtcaCTATCAATctctgcagacaatactgagctagatcaacCAATGGCATGccttggtataaagcagtttACTATGTTCTGAGGCGCCCATAGGACAAGCACAGAGGTATCTTCTTCTGAGTCATAAAAGGCAGGCTTTAAAATAAACCCCTCCAATTTCTCCTTGTTACAGCccactcttcttctttggcttttGTGGCATTTCTGTTCAAACTATTCGAATAATTACTCATTTGTATTAATTGAGATTAGTGGCACATAATCAAATTGTTTTGAATTGCAGCTATATGACATAGACAGATATCTGCAAAAAGAGTCGCCAGCATATTTCTAGGGCATCCCTTGGGGTGGAGAGATTATAATTATgtatctcagggcagctcacagcataaaatgcaaaaaaaaaaaaaaaaatgcaaaaagaaaccccaaaacaaacccataaccctCTCTCCCACAAggacatttaaaaggacatagaatgttaatcattCAAAGGCCTGggagcctaaaggtgtataatgaaagtaCCAGGCAAGCATTCcaccagggagagcattccacaaacggggggccactgcagaaaaggcctgttgttgtgttgccaccctATGGATctcacgtggaggaggcacatccTCTTTGATGGTCTCCTGAACAGAAAGTGGTGGAACTGAATACTTCTTTGTTTCTTGAGAGTATCTGTCCATTGTATGTCCCCCCGCCCCTGTCATGAATGACGGTAGCATGGCATTTGTTCTGCCTTCCCTTCTCTGTAACATCCTGATATATGGACAGAAAACTAAAGGGAGCTGGTTATAGTCATGGCAGGTGTTTGCTTGTAACCCTTGCTTTCTCTCTCCACATTAGGAAGAGAGGTTTGCTAAGAATATTAACTACTCTTTCAGGACTATGGGTATAGGGGGAGTAACATTCCCCCTGGAAGAGAAGTCAAGAGAGCCCCAAGCTGTTACCTACACCGGAATCTACGATACAGAAGGCGTAACTCACACTAAAAGTGGCGAGAGGCAGCCCATACAAATCAACATACAGGTAGTGTATATTTCCGGGTGTGGGGTAGCATAAGTGATGTTGTCTGAGCACGGGCAGTGCATTCTGGTCTGTTTAAAAGGTATAGCACTTAAGAACACAGCACTGTCTGTTGTAATTCCCCTTTACCTTGGACTTCTAGCTTTTTAAGCATCTGTGACAGCGTAAACCTCCAAAGGCTGACTGGCCATTACTCTGCAGAGCCCATGACCTCAGCTGACCCATTCATCGCTCCAGTTCACCTGAGGTTTAAGGAGCGACACATGGTCATCCGTGACTAGACATATTCTTGCAGCAAAACTGGGCCATTCAGAGGCAAGCACAATGCAGGCTGGTACTGATAGGAGTCCCAACATTTTCTAGAGGGAACCATGTTGGCTTCTTCTGGCTTGGGCATTAGTTTAAAGATATGCATCCTTGGCTAAAACACTCGGAATTAGCTGTGGCTGACCATTAACATGCTAGCATTTTCCATCATCTCTTTATCTTTATTGGGAGACTCCATTCAGGGTTCTTGAATCCAGATCACAGGAATGAAGCTTTTCCTTTCCCCTGCTGTCCTTGGTGGTGAGGTGCAAGGAATCTTTTACTGCTGTATTGTACTATTGCAGTAATGTAAGCTGTGCTGATCGCCatagaactgatgcttttgaattatggtgctggaggagactcttgagagtcccatggactgcaagaagatcaaacctatccattctcaaagaaatcagccctgagtactcactagaaggacagatcctgaagttgaggctccagtactttggccacctcatgagaagagaagaatccctagaaaagaccctgatgttgggaaagatggagggcacaaggagaaggggacgacagaggatgagatggttggacagtgttctcgaagctactaacatgagtttggccaaactgcgagaggcagtgaaggataggcgtgcctggcgtgctctggtccatggggtcacaaagagtcggacacgactgaacgactgaacaacaacaacaacaagctgtgtAGGATCTATGTTCACCCATCTCGCCCCACTGAAAGAGCAATCTCCGCCATATAGAAACATAGCAAAAGCTACCAAATCTGGCTAAACTGTGCCCCTTTAAGTGATTTAATCCATCTGAGTTGCATTTTTAAGCTTATGGCATCCTCTGTCAACACATCAGCTCTAAGGTGTTGTTTGTTAGTTATATCATCTATCACATTTATCTATCACATTTGGCTGTAATACCCACACACTCCAGAGTAAAGCCCTTCCCATTTTGCAAGTCATCTGCATCTCTGTTAGCTGTGAACACCTTTATAAGATCACTTATTTTCCTTCTCTGCTAAGAGCTTCTGCATTTCATAAGCCTTGCAACTGTGAAATGGAGACCACCTTTCAGAACTGGGCTTTGCATTTCAATGGAAATGGAGGATGTTGAGGGCAGGATTCCTGGCTTACTGCATCAGATAGCCACAAGCTGCAAGGTGTGTGCATATAAACCATGATGATTGCTGAGCAGCCTGCATAGTAAGACCAGGAGAATGGAACACCTGCCATGTGTGGTAACAACTCACACAGGCAGGAGACATGTAAAAACCAGTACCTTGCAAGTCTAGGTTTTCCTTCCTGGAATCATTGCTTTGTGCAGTTTAGTGCTAAAGGCACAGGATACTCCTCTGCGGGGAGAACGCTGACCTGGGAAGCCTGAGAGCCGATGACACAGCAGAGTTCCAGCCTTTGGACCGATTTTAACATATCTGTAGGGGCAGAAACATCATGGTTTGGGAGTTGGGCTTAAATATTGCATTGCTGTCTTGCGCAGGAGCTGAAAGCCTAGTTGTTACGTAAGATCCCTGAAAATCTCCTGGTGAACAGATGTTCCCATTGCAGATGGATGAGCCCTTCAGAACATCTCTGGCATGCCTAAGCAATTCTTCCTTCACTCATGTTAAGCCTGGGTTCCCCAATGTGGCACCCATGGGCACCACAGCATCTTCAGACATCTCCCACTGTTCCCACCAAGGCCCCCtctgctctttcctttctttttttaaagctgtgagGAGCATAGGTGCTTTGCCTGCCTGGGGTGGAGGTGAGCATCCTCTGCGAAATGGGTGTTTTGTGTGCCTATGACAGTTCTTAAATTTCCAAATGTGCCTCTGGGTCCAAAAAGGTCAGAGGTCCCTGGTTTACGCTGTCAGTGGGAGGCTTATCATGCAACTCAGACATTTGGTGTGGCAgcatctgcactttggaactcgcTGCCTATTGAGAACCTTCACAGCAGGAACCTTCACAGTtgtcattttggcacctgataaaaacattcctgtttagacaatcCTACCCAGATGCTTTAAAAGTTTTGTTAATTTTAATCCgtattaccatattggcctgaatataagcttcactttccccccaaattccgaccatgaaaagttaaagtgcggcttatattcgtgaccttacGGCTTACGATATGCGGCCAGGAGCACAGGGcgaacagcagcaggagcaaagtGGGGCCCTCCCCATGTGTAgtcccctgtcctctcccccaaggccgggaagggagagagtgaggaaggggaaaggctgctggaAACGcagcatggctcccccccccccagtatgcagtcaggagcagtgaggaatggaGCGACTTATATTCAGATATTTTTtctaatttctctccccccccccaattttaaacatgcggcttatattcaggggcagcttatattcgggccaatacggtagttgcatttccccccccccccttgattctgctgttttatcttttgcaaactgctttgaggttttatacaAGCAGTGTATAAGTTCAGCTCATAGGTTTTACAGTTGGAAATGTGGGCAAAGCCATGTGCATCCTGGTTaaccctttctttcccttttctacCATTCTCTTCTTGTGAGGCTAACAGTTGCTAATTTCAATTGTAAGTTCTTTGggacagatctctctctctctctctcttgttattCTGTCAGAGGTGTACCCTGGGGCCACTATATAATCTAATAACAAGCAAGCACAGCCTTCGTGTCTGTTAGGTGAGACTCCGAAGCTTCTGATTCTGACTAGGCTGAAAAGTCATCCTGGAATTTGCTTACAATAATCACTGGTCTGGAAAATCTTAGATGCATTTAGATGAGCAAAGGTCAGCTCTTGATCATTGGGATGAAGGCACTTGACAAAGATTAGCTGTCAGTAATAACATGACCAAATGCTTTCAATTCTCTCTCTATCCTCCCCATCTTTCAAGACCTTTTGATTTAAGCAAATTAGATGTAGATGCAACAAGTCTTTGTCAGTTGTGCTTTACAGTTTCTTCCACTGCTCCTGGCCTAaacataatcatcataataacaataatggtttattacttataccctacccatctgactgggttgccacagccattctggacagcttccaacagaatataaaaaacataatgaaacatcatCCATTAAACACtttcccaaacagggctgccatcagatgtcttctaatagcTGTATactttatctccctgacatctggtgggagggcattccacagggcaggtgccactaccaagaaggccctttgcctgactccctgtaacttcacttctcacagtgagggaaccaccagaagaccttcggagctagacctcagtgtccaggctggatgatggagatgctccttcaggtatactgtgccaaggccgtttatggctttaaaggttagcaccaacactttgaattgtgctcggaaacatacagggagccagtgtagatcctttagaacTACTGTTACATGGTCTTAGCGGCTGCTCCCAGACgaattctgaattagttgtattttgtgagtcaccttcaaaggtagccccacacagagtgcattgcagtagtccaagtcaTACCAGGTCATCATTTTCAGTGGACATAAATGACGTTATTTCAAAACTATATTGGTGGTCACTgcctttgtgtatttttgaagcaAGCTAATTTCTTGCTGATGTTTCCCCTGCTGTGCATTTTATTTGTGAAGCCAGCTGCACCAGGTTCTACTTTATATGCTAACGCAAGAGACATAACTGTAGGTGAAAAAACTAAGAGGTGAAGGGGTGGAAATTCACAAAGTAATTCATTGGGGTTGCAGTAGGGTTGTGGTTTTGCCACAGTTCTGTAGAAGCATGGAGAGTAGTGTCATGAAAGGGAAGTGAATTGTttagtttattattatatttatatttctggaaggaaaggaaagagtttGCTCATGAGCTTTTCTGTCTATGGAGCAGGCCAGCCTTGTCTACTGTGCAACTTGACTGGGGAGATGCAGCAGCAATTTGCAGCAAAATGTATTAGGCTGGTCCTGCACTAGAAGACACATGGGCAATTGCAGCTGAAATCTAGAACAAGATTTCTGGTAGTCAGGGTGGGGCTTTTACTGagacttgttgtttagtcgtttagtcgtgtctgactcttcatgaccccatggaccagagcacaccaggtgctcctgtcttccactg
Above is a window of Lacerta agilis isolate rLacAgi1 chromosome 3, rLacAgi1.pri, whole genome shotgun sequence DNA encoding:
- the CNRIP1 gene encoding CB1 cannabinoid receptor-interacting protein 1, whose translation is MAEVPTVVRIKISLKIQPNDGPVYFKVDGQRFGQNRTIKLLTGAKYKVEVAIKPGAIQATTMGIGGVTFPLEEKSREPQAVTYTGIYDTEGVTHTKSGERQPIQINIQVTDIGAFETVWQVKFYNYHKRDHCQWGNSFACIEYECKPNETRSLMWINKETFF